In a genomic window of Candidatus Saccharimonadales bacterium:
- a CDS encoding alanine--tRNA ligase codes for MTKTAQDIRNAYLKFFNDRQHEIIERAPLMLKDDPTTLFTGSGMQPLLPYLLGKDHPAGVRLVDSQTCLRAQDIEDVGDNRHTTFFEMLGNWSMGDYFKEQQIRWFFEFLTDEVGLDPSKIYVTAFIGDEAHGIPRDDEAADIWQKVFAEKGIEAKIVEIGSQEDGNKRGINPGERIFFYDDSENWWSRGGGLNKTPIGDPCGPDSEVFYDFGLENHAEGFGLAHPASDSGQFMEIGNQVFMQYRRLEDGSFEPLERKNVDFGGGLERIAAAQINSPDVFKISLIWPIVEKLQTLSGKKYEDHTQSMRVIADHLRAATFLAVDDVKPANKEQGYVMRRLLRRAIRFAFDLGIEQNFLEEVVPVIADMYHNDYPEVATKRDEVIATLAKEEKVFRQTLRKGLKQLEKFAEDGLTGNELFTLYDTFGFPVELSTEEASKQNIKLSENWRQEFDDKMAEQRARSQTAAKGAFKGGLGGQTLQHKKYHTATHLLQSALRELFGPELRQHGSNITEERLRFDFNHDSKVTPEEIARAEELVNGWIAEDLPVAFKLYPTQEALDMGAIGPFGERYEDSVKVYQMGEGDHIASLEICGGPHVDHTGQLAEDGKRFKITKEEASSAGIRRIKAVLV; via the coding sequence ATGACAAAAACCGCCCAAGATATTCGAAACGCCTATTTAAAGTTCTTTAATGATCGCCAGCACGAGATTATTGAACGTGCCCCATTAATGCTAAAAGATGACCCGACGACGTTATTTACGGGTAGCGGCATGCAGCCACTTTTGCCATACCTTTTAGGTAAAGATCACCCAGCTGGTGTACGTCTGGTCGATAGTCAAACTTGTCTACGGGCACAGGATATCGAAGACGTTGGCGACAACCGCCATACAACCTTTTTTGAAATGCTTGGTAACTGGAGTATGGGCGATTACTTTAAAGAGCAACAAATCCGTTGGTTCTTTGAATTTTTAACAGACGAAGTCGGGCTTGATCCAAGCAAGATTTACGTGACTGCGTTTATTGGCGACGAAGCACATGGCATTCCCCGTGACGATGAAGCGGCGGATATTTGGCAGAAAGTTTTCGCGGAAAAGGGAATCGAAGCCAAGATCGTTGAAATTGGATCACAAGAAGACGGCAATAAACGAGGTATCAACCCAGGCGAACGCATTTTCTTTTATGATGACAGCGAAAACTGGTGGTCACGCGGTGGCGGGTTAAACAAAACACCGATCGGCGACCCGTGCGGCCCTGACAGCGAAGTATTTTACGACTTCGGTCTCGAAAACCACGCCGAAGGTTTTGGCTTGGCGCACCCAGCAAGCGATAGTGGCCAGTTTATGGAAATTGGCAACCAGGTCTTTATGCAGTATCGCCGGCTAGAAGACGGTAGCTTTGAACCGCTCGAACGCAAGAACGTTGATTTTGGTGGCGGCCTGGAACGTATTGCGGCTGCTCAAATCAATAGTCCTGATGTCTTTAAAATAAGCCTGATCTGGCCAATCGTTGAAAAACTTCAAACTCTTAGTGGTAAAAAATACGAAGACCACACTCAAAGCATGCGTGTTATTGCCGATCACCTTCGTGCGGCAACGTTCCTTGCTGTTGACGACGTAAAACCAGCTAATAAAGAGCAGGGGTACGTTATGCGCCGGCTGCTCCGACGTGCGATTCGTTTTGCGTTTGATCTGGGTATCGAACAAAACTTCCTCGAAGAAGTCGTGCCTGTTATTGCCGACATGTACCACAATGACTATCCAGAAGTCGCCACAAAACGCGACGAGGTTATTGCAACGCTTGCCAAAGAAGAAAAAGTCTTCCGTCAAACGTTACGTAAAGGCCTAAAGCAATTAGAGAAATTTGCCGAAGATGGACTAACTGGCAACGAACTATTTACTCTTTATGACACGTTTGGTTTTCCGGTTGAACTATCTACCGAAGAGGCATCTAAACAAAACATCAAGTTGTCCGAGAATTGGCGTCAAGAATTTGATGACAAAATGGCCGAGCAGCGTGCTCGTAGCCAGACTGCAGCAAAGGGCGCGTTTAAGGGCGGGCTAGGTGGCCAAACACTTCAGCACAAGAAATACCACACCGCAACGCACCTGTTGCAATCGGCTCTGCGCGAGCTATTTGGTCCTGAACTGCGCCAACACGGCAGCAATATTACCGAAGAACGTCTTCGCTTTGATTTTAACCACGACAGTAAAGTAACACCCGAAGAAATTGCGAGAGCGGAAGAGCTAGTCAATGGGTGGATTGCAGAAGATCTGCCTGTTGCGTTCAAACTATACCCGACCCAGGAAGCACTTGATATGGGTGCGATTGGTCCGTTCGGGGAGCGCTACGAGGATTCTGTAAAAGTTTATCAAATGGGTGAAGGTGATCATATCGCCAGCTTAGAGATTTGCGGCGGTCCTCACGTAGACCATACGGGCCAGTTGGCAGAGGACGGCAAACGTTTCAAAATTACCAAAGAAGAAGCTAGTTCCGCCGGCATTCGCCGTATCAAAGCCGTTTTAGTATAA
- a CDS encoding cell division FtsA domain-containing protein, translating to MVFEKLLSRAKAKTDGDYVVALDIGTEFVKALIAQQKDDTLEIVGVGRSRQDISDMHSGAIADISGVVRNCEEALSEAEDQAGLQVKRAVIGIAGELVKGVTNTIRYRRPQPDRPLDVAEMEFIIEKVQERAQGKAQKQIALETGNEEVEVKLVNSALVSIHIDGYKVSNPIGFQGRDVAVQIYTAFAPMVHIGALERVADELALELVAVAAEPFAVSRAVLGADASSNFTAILADVGGGTTDIAVVNDGGVEGTKMFGIGGRSFTRTIASEMDLTYNDAEKLKVNIDSTQIKASVAKEANAAIDKTLDVWLAGVELALGEFDSVDHLPNRILLCGGGASLTKLVEALSERDWYKELPFTKRPTVQHISPSEVVGITDTTGAANDHTFITAMGLLRVGYDTIVGSSDADTIKDKLNRILRI from the coding sequence ATGGTTTTCGAAAAATTACTCTCTAGGGCAAAAGCTAAGACTGACGGCGACTATGTTGTAGCACTTGATATTGGAACGGAATTCGTGAAGGCGCTTATTGCCCAGCAAAAAGATGACACATTGGAAATCGTCGGGGTTGGCCGTTCCAGGCAAGATATCAGCGACATGCACTCAGGCGCAATTGCGGATATTTCCGGAGTTGTCCGCAACTGTGAAGAAGCGTTAAGCGAAGCCGAGGACCAAGCAGGCCTGCAAGTAAAGCGCGCGGTTATCGGAATAGCTGGTGAACTAGTAAAAGGCGTCACAAATACTATCCGCTACCGCCGACCACAGCCAGACCGTCCACTTGATGTTGCCGAAATGGAATTTATCATCGAGAAAGTCCAAGAACGTGCTCAGGGTAAAGCGCAAAAACAGATTGCGCTTGAAACAGGTAATGAAGAAGTCGAAGTAAAACTAGTGAACAGTGCCCTCGTCAGTATTCATATTGATGGCTACAAAGTATCAAATCCGATTGGTTTTCAGGGACGTGATGTTGCTGTCCAAATATATACCGCTTTTGCGCCGATGGTGCATATCGGAGCGCTTGAACGTGTTGCTGACGAGCTAGCTTTGGAATTAGTTGCCGTTGCCGCTGAACCATTCGCTGTCAGCCGTGCGGTCCTAGGGGCAGATGCCAGCAGTAACTTTACGGCAATCCTAGCCGATGTCGGTGGTGGAACAACGGATATCGCTGTCGTAAATGACGGTGGCGTTGAAGGCACCAAAATGTTTGGTATTGGTGGACGAAGCTTCACTAGGACAATCGCGAGCGAAATGGACCTTACCTATAACGATGCTGAAAAACTAAAGGTGAACATTGATAGTACGCAGATCAAGGCGAGTGTCGCTAAAGAAGCAAACGCTGCGATCGATAAGACGCTTGATGTGTGGCTTGCAGGAGTAGAACTTGCGCTTGGCGAGTTTGACTCTGTCGATCATCTTCCAAATCGAATTTTACTATGTGGGGGTGGTGCGAGCCTGACAAAACTTGTCGAGGCATTATCCGAACGTGACTGGTACAAAGAATTACCATTCACGAAGCGCCCAACCGTTCAGCATATTTCGCCTAGCGAAGTAGTCGGCATTACCGATACGACCGGTGCCGCAAATGACCATACTTTCATTACGGCCATGGGCCTTCTAAGGGTTGGCTATGATACAATAGTGGGTAGTAGTGATGCAGATACCATCAAGGATAAGCTTAATCGAATTTTACGAATATAA